The genomic window atgtataagtatattattatagaaaAGCTTGTAACACGCATCGCCGCATCGTATTTTAAATAACACACGTTTTTGTCATTGTGGTACACATCTATTATTACTTAAATCACGTTTTTCTGCACTGTGGTTTTGGTTTCTCTGTTTGTCACGCAAAGCAGTCTTCGCTATCGCCTGTACCACCATCAACTTATGCAGTCACCCACGTGCTTCGTCCAACTGACATCGAAGCAACCGTGAGTGTTTACTTATCTTTAACAATCAGAATTTCACATCTCTATACAAATACGAATCGCTCAATTATTGCTTGCCAATAATGAAAGTCTGTGCGAAtttctcccttttttttttacaattttactcGTACTTTCATGttctaaatttttcatacaagttTCGTACTCGTAATCAAACATGGTATTGCGGGTCTGTGTTCGAATAACTAAAATTTATCCGTAAACAAATTAACACAGGCTATGGAAAATGATAAGAGTTCATAATCTAAACGTTTTAAGTAGTTTATTACTTTTCCATCCGTCTTATTTTATTAGTACCCCAAATACATTCTAGAAAATTAATCACTCATCTTTTTTTCCACTGCTGTTGTCattaattctatttttttcaatgtgaATACACTTTATTTGTCACATTTAATATAACTCCATAACCAGAATCTTAATTTCACCATGTAAATTTGTACACATCCCTTAATTCTAGTCGTAGAATTAATAGAAATGACAGTCAGCATTAATAAGTATTAATACTGtagtgattaaaaataaaataatattaaaatagtAATAACATAATTTTCGTGTGCCTTAAATATCTCATAAAAAGCTTAAATATGGTAAAATATGTCACCGTTTGCATGCCCATGTAAATATCACTTTAAAAACATAGATCGATTACGGGAAATATAGGTGGAAGCTCTTGAATCCCAGATGCACGAGATGTCTTCTATGATGTCCGAGGCTGAGGCGCGAAAGTCTGAGGTTGAGAGCGAATTGAAGGCAGCTATTGACAAGATATGGGTATTGCGAGATATTATCACTGACTTGGAACAGCAGGTTCAAGCAAAAACGGAGCGTGAAGATGCTCTGCAGACCCAGATCAATCAGATGGAAGAATTGATTAATGTACAAACTAAAAATCAACAGGAACTTGCCCAAGAATTAGACGCGATTAAAATGGGCAGCGAGAATGTTCATTTGAATGAGCACATCGATCATCTTCAAGTAAGTTTTATTTCAGCGATCGACAACGATAAGTAGAAAATGTGTATTGAATCAACTTGCTTTTAGGAGGAACTTAGAAAGCACAAATTGAGCACCGAACACTTCGACGTTAATTCGTTGGCTATGAAACAGATCAAATTGGAATTACGCGATATGGACGTACAATTAGACAAGAGAATAAAAGATCTGGAAGCACTGCATATGTGCGGTTCTAACTTGAGCCTAAGCCAGCCCAGCGAGGACGTGTCTGTTAGAGAACAGATTGATGCTTCTCGATGCCCAACGCCAGACGATCCTCAATCGCCTCCTACCTTGCCGCTCGATCATATTCTtaaactgaaagaaaaaatgataaaacacgGTAGAGCCGAAGAGGTCGCCTTCAGGAGAATTAAGGACCTGGAAATGCAGATGACGGCTCTGAAAAATCAGAACGAAGTTAGTCCCTCAATCAGCTATAACTTGTTATATGGAATCGCTTGCGAAACGTACAGAGCtgtaattatgaataatttacAGGAACTACAGGCTGAGCAAGAAATATTACAGCAAACTAATTCAGAACAATTGTTCCAAATTGAAGCTATGCGTGGTCGATTGGAACAGCAGAAACAGAGTGCTCCTTTTGCTCAGAGACAGGCTACTTCACGCTTGGAATTACAGTTACATGAAGTGAACGCCAAAGTTCACTCCTTAGAACGCGAAGTAGCTGATAAGGATTTACAGGTAAAAAAGTATTGCCACTTTATATAGatcagatatttcaatttatcccaaatttaagaaatacgaaacgaatctgaatAAACTCCGTTATTGGAAAGTCTGTTTTAGACACGCAACTTGTTAAGAATTACTGTTGTAGTATAATAtcgtaaattttaattcatcaGATAAAAGATACTGAAATGCGATTGGAGAGAGCGAATAAATTGTTGCTTGAAAAAGAAGGTGAGATTGCAAGCGTTGTTCAAGTCGAGAACAATACTATTCAGAAGCTTCGAGATCGTCTAGAAGTCAttgaaggagagaaaaaattgttggaggtaattttaatttattttatcttgtGTCAACTTAACGTTGAGCATCTTTACTTCACATCAAACGCTTCCTTATGGTCAATACGAAATTCATCTTCATCGTATCTTCATGTCAACTAAAAGTTGATTTTTGTTTCCAGGAAAAAGTTGGATCACAGGAGCGAGTTCAGCAAGAGTTACCACAGTTGCTTGACTCGATGCTGGAGgataaaaatgaggaaattGATCACCTCAAAGATCAACTAtctaaaaaggaaaaacaattAGAAATATACTTGTCGTTGAATTTGGATGAAAGTCAGTTGAAAGAATTGATGAAGCAAGCTGAGCCAAAGAATAGCGCTCGTACATTGAGCGATATTCTTTCAATTAATTCAGAGTGCGAAGAATTCCCAGAAGCTATCAGAGAACATGTTAATCTGACGCAAACCTTGCCATAcaatatttccaatttacgAACTGCTGGTGATGCTAGCCAGTTGAAATACGTCAGCCAGATATCCCCGATGGTTATGATTGAGCAGAACAAAACTAGCGCTGATGTTCCTCGACTGGAGTTACACTCCCAGTCTCGTAGCTTGTCAGAAAGTTGTATACCTCGTTCTCATAGCTCGACCGGTGTTGAATTAGTTCGCAGTGTATCCGAATCTAAGTCGCCGACAAATGAGGAAAATGATGGTTCGAACCACGAGAATCTGAGATCTCGTAACGTCATAGAGAACGAAGCAAATGATGAAAATCTCTTGGTGGAACGATTGTCCATGGAAACTGGTGAGTCTGGTGTATTCAAGGAGGGCGAAACCTCGGCTGAGGGAATAAACGAAAGTGCTAATCAGTGTCCAAGACATGGGAATAGATCAATCGAGTCGCTGAGTCCACGCAAATCCGGTGAAGAGTCAAATCAGAGACTTATTCAAGACATGGAGAATCAATTAAGGAAAGTGAAAGAAGAACTCGAAATTAAGTCAAAGAAATTGACAGAACGAGAAACGGAATTGAACACCATGCAACATGATCTGCTTGAGCTGCGTACGGAATTGAAAGAAACCATAGAAACCCTGACGtgggataaatttttctacaaagaACAGTTTGAATTGACTCAAGCTTCggaaagtaaaataaagagtGACTTGTTGgaagttgaaaataatctcAAGTTTAAGACAGAGGAACTCATAGAATACAAGGGTAAAATGCAGACAAACGAGAAAATTATCACCGAgctgaaaaaggaaaattcaaGGATGATTGAAGAGTTTGATGAGAAATTAAAGACACAACTCAAGAAGATTGATGTTACCTTGcaggaaaaagctcaagagttgaaaaacttgaaggaaattattttcgagaaaGATATTACCATTGAAACACTTGGGACTCGTAACATTGAGATAGAGAATGAAAACAAACAGTTGTACGAGTACAAAACTAGGTTTGAAACTTGCAGAGAAGAACTATCCAACTGTCAGATCGAAGTTCAAAGATTAACCGAAGGATTAAACAACAGAGATTTGCTTATAAGAAGACTGGAAGATATGGCGAGACGATCAAGCCTCTCTGGTGCTTCTTCACCCAGTGAAAATAAAGACCAAGAAATTCATCATCTGCAAGAGCACCTTAAGGAAAAAGATAAAGTTATCAGACAGATGAGTGACGACAGTAAAAGTTTGCAAAGAGCTTTGGAAACAATACAGAATAAAATGAAGGAGTCCGGAAATGTTGTTGAAttaagaaagaaattgaaagatgaaagaaaaatgaatatggAACTAAAGGAGGTTGTTGTAAAACTACAGGAAGAACTCGAACATTTTAGAATTGCCTCACATCGTAAGTAAATTAACTACTTGTTGGACAAATTATTCTTTTACTTGTACAGAAACAAATAGGTTTCACTTTTGTTATGCTGCTAAACATTAGTATTTAATGTTACAGAAGCATCTGAAGACGAGGGCGATATAGAGGACATGGTTCAAAGAGAATTACAGGTGTCTGCTCGGCTAGACAAACAAATAATGAGCGCTATTGAGAGTGAGACAGAAGAGAGTGGTGGAACCAAAAGGCGAATTGAAAGACACGCTTGCAACTCCTTGGATATAGAGCCGGTTGATCAGGCCAAGCAAGAAAAAATCGCTCAAAAATATAACGACGTCCGTTTAAAACTTAAACAAGCCAACAAATCAAACGAGGAACTAACTAAGTTGAAAGACGATTTAGAAATCGTGGTTGATATGCTTAAATCCCAAGTTACAGAGTATGAAAATCGTATCTTACAAATAAAGTGAGTCAAATTCGGTGAGACTGAAACTTACAtgaatatgaaaaacaaataacaattgCCAAAAACCTATTTCCATTTCAGAGCTGACTTGGAAGAAGAGTCTGGAACGGTAACAAAACTGAACGAAGAACTtgcgaaagaaaaagacaTGAGTCGACATTTGAGAATACGATACGAAAGAGAACAAACCGCTAATCACCAGGCTCAGAAGCACGATTCGGAATTGATCACGgttagtataatatatataaatatttttatatatattttaatgttatattgattttttaataaacaaaaCTCATCTCTAGACGTTAAGAATGAAGATAGAGGCGTCACTGGATGCAGAAGAAAAATTACGCTCGCAGTTATCGGATATCAGACGTGATCATAAGAGAATAGAAACGGAATTGAATACTgtgaaagaaaagttgaagaatCAGAAGGTGGCTGACACAGTTGGTCTCAAAGAGCAGTACCTTCAAGAAATGATTGAAGCAGAGCAGAAAAAATACGTCACTGTTGCCGAAAAgtgtgaaaaagaagaaaggaagaacGTCGAACTGGCCGACAGTATACGAAGAATAGTAAATGAGAAAAGTAAATATGAAAGGGAACTCGAAATGCTGAATGATGATAGAGAAAAGTTGGCTAGTAAACTCGCTTTGGTCGAGGGAATCAAAGAACATCTTGAAACAGACTTGAAAAGGACTAGAGATGAGTTGAAAGCAAGAGAAGGGGAATGTGAGTGGCTACAGAAGAGAATCGATACAATCACTGAAGCTGAAGCAAAGAGACAGCAACAAAGAACTGACGAACACAACGAATTGAAGAGCCTCAGGCGAGAAGTTGCCAATGCGCGAGAAGTTATGGTGAGTGAgccaaaatttaaaaataatcttaCTCTGTAAGAACGGGTACTAACGATTCATCCGCATGTAGTATTTCTCTGTTTTGTACGTTCATTCAAAGGATTatcaaaacagaaaaaaaaatatttccattttggaaaatttcatatttttaggtCGATCTGGAAGCGGACATGTCTCATTTGAAGAAACAATTGGCCAAGTCTCACGAAAAACAAGAGCAATACATTCAATGCATTGAAACACAGCGAGTCACTTTAGCTGATTTAATGAAAAAGTTAACTTCAGCacaagatgaagaaaaaagactGAAAGATGTAATTAATGATATGCAAAATGACCTGCAAATGAGTGTAAAAAGAGAACTAGAGCTTACCAGTGAATTACAGAGGGAGAGACTTTGTGGCGAGAAAAACGTACCGgttaaatttgtacaaaagaTTCAGGTAAGATATTTATACCTATGGTAACTCTGAGTCGATATCATTAAACGGAGTCTTAtaaagaattttcattgtatGATTTCAGGATTTGAACGAGAGTCTGCAGAAGCATTTGAACGAGAAAAGTATCCTCCATGACAAACTAGCAAGAGCTCGAGAAGACAAAGAGCAGCTATTAGCTCGAGTAAGAATTTTGGAACAGAATCAATCGACGAATACCGCAGGTGCCATGAGCGGAGAAATGGTGGAAAAGGTTTGTCGACAATCGCCTTTTTTGCGTTCGGGAAATGGACAGCTGGTTTGCTGCACATGTCTATAacgcttctttttcttcccagCTTCAACACTTTTACGGAAAATTCCTACGAACTGATAGCCGTCGAAAAGCGTTGGCATACCAGAAGCGTTATCTGCTCTGCGTAGTGGGCGGATATCAGCTTTCGGAGGAAAATACTCTCTCCGTTCTCGCTCAGCTGACGTTAGTACAGCGGGAGCACACCACAAATCGTAACAATAAGAAATCACCAAGGGTGAGATTCAGATGCGCAGCCCTGGCGATAATCAGTATCCGCAGAATGAAGTGGCTGATCGGACGGTGGCGAACGGGGAGAAGAATTGGCGCTAATGCGGTTCTCGGTAATCCTGACCAGTCGTTTATCatgttgcgaaaaaaatcgtcaaacaaTCATTCACCGCCTGTTCGAGACAGGCCGTCCAACCTGTGAGTGGCGGGTTAATTTCTTTCCATTTAAATTCTGCTTCGTATGATCGAATGGTATCAAATAAAGTTTTTTGTAACTTTGTAGGAGGGACGGCGGTCTCGGAGGTTTCCCACTTGAGCACTTCATAGATCGTTTTGTAAGTATTGAAAAGAAGATGGACCATGCTTTGATAGACGTCGGTCAGCTGACCTCGGACTAACAAGAGTTGTCTAACTTTATGCTCACTACCTCAacgttttcttctttatcaAGTACAAAGTACCAGTTGTTATTGTATTACGTGTATAACATTGGATTAATTGTGCATCGCACAAATGTCACAACGCAGCCATGCCCACGTATGGCTTGTATGGGATTGCATTCTTCGTCTGAGGGCAGGTTACATTACTTTCGGTTGTTTCTCTGCGTTGGACGGAAATGTCGAGAAAAGAACTGGGCATtcgaacaagttttttttaggTTGTAAATGTAGCTCCATAttcgattaattaattaagctGAATGTGTACATACAATGtttgatatgaaaaataagttCGAAACGTTTTGACTGTTTGctactattattactattagTCATAAGGTTttagtgataaaaattttgtttgttctaattttttttgtctgttttttttttaagtgaTTGTCGGACaggtttgttttattatggtgttttagaattttatGTTTTGTCAGATATCGCGGCCTTCTCCATATCCGGTGGATCACATTGTTTCActatatacaaatattaatttctAGTGTGTAACATGACCAAAGGATTATCAAgttttatgtaatatgtagCTTTGATGGTAGAAACATGTGCCTTGTacattgtattatatatttattaaatgcctgtttttatattatatatgaataaaacgTTACCACGCCATCGCAATCTGCAATttactataaaaattatttacatttaattgaaaattttagcgAACTGAGGAAACGCTGTTAACAGTATTCAATGCGAACGTACTGTTGCTGGTAACTTAACTACTGAGAATTGGCATATTTTGTGTAATaaagaattaatatttttaacaatgtttttttttaatatatgtatatataggtatataatctTATAGAATATACATCAAAACAAgatatattataggtatattgtATCTACTTTGCACACCTAAGGTACTCGACAAGCATAGAATCATGTAAgctttttcataaatttaatagaaatTCATTCAACAATCGTGGGTATTGAAAACTATGCGAAAACTAATGTCgatttatacattatacatatatctgaACATTAAATCTTTCGCTTTAATAATAAACATTGAattcagaaaatatttttccagttTCGAATGCGCAAAGAAGACTAAACGCAATTTGATCCAATTACAATGATAAATTATCATTGACTGATCTCTagcaatattcaaaatttacatgtacatatatttgtcGCTTTTCTgagtattatatacatatatacatcaggtatgataaaaaatatattacggCCATCTAAAGCTATTCACCtatttaacgttttttttcaaatacactAATATATGCTAGAAGACTATTTGTTAAGGCTTTCTTGGATAGACTTTATTGTGTGTTGTGTGTAAACTTGTGACTTAAACAACTTCAACATATACGATCATTTGTTAGTTACTATAAAATATTCTATGAAGTTTTGCATAAGATTTGAGGTATATGTAATATGATCAAACCAGCAGAGACAATCTAATACTTGATTGGTACAAATTTGTCATACTATAAACTTTACTTGGATTTTGTCAGAATTGGAGCCTATACACTTTTAATTCGAAACGCAAAACAAGCTCTAGTTGagtgaatttttatcaacgtGTGCAAGTTGGTTGTTTAACACAACTTTCTTCACCCATTATAATCATGGCCTAGATATACTGTACAAATCTTTTGGACCGCAAGAGATTACGAAATTTAAGAATTGGCTTAGTTCGGTTTGGACTTAATTCAAAGGGATGAGATTCGCACCTTTTTATcaatataaaattgttttgtaaCGTTTTCCTCCCAAAAAGCAGAGCTAAGTAAAACAAAcaccagttttttttctcatatgaAAGAATTTAAGTATATTGTCATTGGAAGCTCTCAATAtccattaaattatttcaagtacAACTTTTGTaaacacgaaaattttcttgatattttaataattgcaCAACACAACCCACTGCTTGTGTTCATGAGAAAATACTGGTATAAATTGTACTCATCTTCAGTCCAGTGTCACTAAAAAAGTCAATTCTGTTACAGCAAAGGCAGAGAATCACCCCTCAAACTGAGCGGTTACCCATGTTTTCGTATAGAACATGCATCTTTGAAATTAGTGGCATTAAATGGTGCAAAATAGTCGTCGTGTAATTGTCTGATGATAGCTTCAATCGGACAAAGTTTAGTTTCTGCTTTGATTTTATCAGTTTTATCTGGCCGATTATGAACATTAACACTGAAATAGTTTACGTTTTTGCAGAACGGTATATCCTGGGTAAAATCCTTGCCATTAATGACGACCCGAAAGTAGAAATCGCTCGCTATGTGATTCTCATTCTTCGGATTCATTTTGTACACCTCAATAATGAATCGAGAGGCGTAATGCGACATAGAAAATCGATCGGTGACCAAGCCGAGTGCCGTTGCAAGGTATTCCAAGGTCTTGTCATGTCCCGAATACAAGACTACTTTCGGTTTAGCATCGGAGACGATTCGCAGCATGTGAGACACAATGTCCCTCAGTAAACCATAGGCTCGTAATAAACCGTACTTTCTTTGGCTCCTGCTCTTTGCATGCTGCTTTGCCTCCCATTCCGTATATGCAAAAAGACTCGTGACATGTTCTGTTTTAACGCAAAATTGTTGTAC from Neodiprion lecontei isolate iyNeoLeco1 chromosome 1, iyNeoLeco1.1, whole genome shotgun sequence includes these protein-coding regions:
- the LOC107222489 gene encoding A-kinase anchor protein 9 isoform X8 codes for the protein MDEDEKRQRALEAGREMLAKYKAERLYSAHNSSGNQSAEPSDAESSRNEAQVRSTETRGADVSMNVSLRDLTHSSVSMSEGEGEGELEGMAGRVAELEELLEGKEAVVEALNAEIENLRGEASSPNSSQSRASSINYKDLVLTYHAKLQEFERAVNQRDNLIEDLTASLEQTLSARDYLLTQVNTLNAMQLEQRTTPVEDIEPFRVKIEKLENELANQKMLTEEFKLQMNKSNEDRKKLEMESETQKAEINDYKLQINQLNERIRIGAAENNLNITETLEQQKQYEARVDKIKRDMQIILEKFTTETKANAEKHQNELKELSSSHSNELSRVKEDYKKQLKLVIEENRTLSDHLNRDLPDLETRHAKELSVFQTQLTTYKKTVEALKLELVNHSEAQRTAQAEVVLYKSRVEDLTLQMEANRRQHSLKSKAEKEMLQEQIKLHKIQLDEITSKYVAASSVLESKESIERSLEQALTNVTVLKQDNEALKFKLDDLSAKYSAAQSLIENSQVHERSMSSKIFDLEKSLSRFSGVSFNTGSEFNETTYQTFDEVALQFQMTKQRLEEKALMEKQLVERINGLENDVSKTTEDLVQANERLEKTTQELHKVNQELEKTNQVNRTYEKQLNDLKNSQDKSKGKLDQVDETTPGSTELFQGSLYFGQDEESPKEITDLPKGAKSGEVQLLKDKIESFERENKNLQNQLDQLKNDKHECSKKIIALNEKLKESEEESAQLKKGLAAAWEQCAEVEEKLNQTLAANESCLNESALNISIQDSKLPDQLETINDSARAQELLDKMDVKLIEKGVQAEVTNIQDLEKKIDDLNTEKAAIVKENENLIRLQRNYEDVSEKLEKLQQNFDKLQQERQRLIEENEYLTNKQSKEDINSLQLEIEKLTKEKESLVNEKIALIKQNEGLIEEHAKEMDEIKAQTVNDVQKLKSLSLGTSDNALSLSDLKAELETRHSKEMEELRTYFEQKCLQMEKQYSEEVFSQQSKKMSDNDSEIEELTDDLYFGGGGDCLNVLDVPGRSSKTDSELKSKIDSNEDENIAKSMAEGSEKVASIQQELFLKVEELEKLKSEYEEKLVEQQKLHNSMVQKLSERTEKRGLIKVVNQALLSADETDAQQSWPAELLELRDKFTDGSKREIQELKEQHIAELARLKEEHTRLLNRTIERHEDELTKIKVASRGGGKTCSEDGNLSSENLLIRERDNLHKTCLTLKNLVTELINYFTMCEEEVNNTLISEVLKTQLSKSMEMKDDQEETSTKETGDKTEDFQNTTCPAEKQTPSKPTATKIKRVHFAPRYSGIQTLMNDDNTLFELIERDKDVTHELKVELDNCLDRLKSEAAQILGVSSTPEESKIDMLAKQVLWSSKVNEELGVKFEEAENMIFNYEQENEHLKVKIHELQLKLTSIENKKEIISEGYGEHEESGVDVTTENLSQLQERVRTVISNGGGENSYLLQLIEDLCRQGDKAADEAKKEKEDLQLQQVSFDPTPPPYIHRVCCRKIEAADKQLRATRKFLEEQAGEREAERDEAARKIEVLIEQLREKDREKERDQRITSEQSSLSPVPPSTYAVTHVLRPTDIEATVEALESQMHEMSSMMSEAEARKSEVESELKAAIDKIWVLRDIITDLEQQVQAKTEREDALQTQINQMEELINVQTKNQQELAQELDAIKMGSENVHLNEHIDHLQEELRKHKLSTEHFDVNSLAMKQIKLELRDMDVQLDKRIKDLEALHMCGSNLSLSQPSEDVSVREQIDASRCPTPDDPQSPPTLPLDHILKLKEKMIKHGRAEEVAFRRIKDLEMQMTALKNQNEELQAEQEILQQTNSEQLFQIEAMRGRLEQQKQSAPFAQRQATSRLELQLHEVNAKVHSLEREVADKDLQIKDTEMRLERANKLLLEKEGEIASVVQVENNTIQKLRDRLEVIEGEKKLLEEKVGSQERVQQELPQLLDSMLEDKNEEIDHLKDQLSKKEKQLEIYLSLNLDESQLKELMKQAEPKNSARTLSDILSINSECEEFPEAIREHVNLTQTLPYNISNLRTAGDASQLKYVSQISPMVMIEQNKTSADVPRLELHSQSRSLSESCIPRSHSSTGVELVRSVSESKSPTNEENDGSNHENLRSRNVIENEANDENLLVERLSMETGESGVFKEGETSAEGINESANQCPRHGNRSIESLSPRKSGEESNQRLIQDMENQLRKVKEELEIKSKKLTERETELNTMQHDLLELRTELKETIETLTWDKFFYKEQFELTQASESKIKSDLLEVENNLKFKTEELIEYKGKMQTNEKIITELKKENSRMIEEFDEKLKTQLKKIDVTLQEKAQELKNLKEIIFEKDITIETLGTRNIEIENENKQLYEYKTRFETCREELSNCQIEVQRLTEGLNNRDLLIRRLEDMARRSSLSGASSPSENKDQEIHHLQEHLKEKDKVIRQMSDDSKSLQRALETIQNKMKESGNVVELRKKLKDERKMNMELKEVVVKLQEELEHFRIASHQASEDEGDIEDMVQRELQVSARLDKQIMSAIESETEESGGTKRRIERHACNSLDIEPVDQAKQEKIAQKYNDVRLKLKQANKSNEELTKLKDDLEIVVDMLKSQVTEYENRILQIKADLEEESGTVTKLNEELAKEKDMSRHLRIRYEREQTANHQAQKHDSELITTLRMKIEASLDAEEKLRSQLSDIRRDHKRIETELNTVKEKLKNQKVADTVGLKEQYLQEMIEAEQKKYVTVAEKCEKEERKNVELADSIRRIVNEKSKYERELEMLNDDREKLASKLALVEGIKEHLETDLKRTRDELKAREGECEWLQKRIDTITEAEAKRQQQRTDEHNELKSLRREVANAREVMVDLEADMSHLKKQLAKSHEKQEQYIQCIETQRVTLADLMKKLTSAQDEEKRLKDVINDMQNDLQMSVKRELELTSELQRERLCGEKNVPVKFVQKIQDLNESLQKHLNEKSILHDKLARAREDKEQLLARVRILEQNQSTNTAGAMSGEMVEKLQHFYGKFLRTDSRRKALAYQKRYLLCVVGGYQLSEENTLSVLAQLTLVQREHTTNRNNKKSPRVRFRCAALAIISIRRMKWLIGRWRTGRRIGANAVLGNPDQSFIMLRKKSSNNHSPPVRDRPSNLRDGGLGGFPLEHFIDRFVSIEKKMDHALIDVGQLTSD